Proteins encoded in a region of the Podarcis muralis chromosome 2, rPodMur119.hap1.1, whole genome shotgun sequence genome:
- the TRH gene encoding thyrotropin releasing hormone → MTSVQRLLLLLSLAFASVCVNVGQPFPEGVENEGKSNLDGILQRAENIILKSILKKVDDDKEDPNKEPGAFPPDWISKRQHPGKRSLYDLEKKQHPGKREDVDEESYGETVKRQHPGKREEEDEFDPYSEVQKRQHPGRRYLREQYLDLPSSSQLAYLDEFSKRQHPGRRYLTYSKRQHPGKRSWEEEMDEGEQNLEKRQHPGKRYLVDAENPDYTTVPCEPQDSFECSKGSLLLELLDNVSKGRVDEKRQHPGRRSSWDGALEEEE, encoded by the exons ATGACATCGGTCCAGCGGCTCCTGCTGCTACTCTCCTTGGCTTTTGCCAGCGTCTGTGTCAACGTGGGGCAGCCATTTCCAGAGGGGGTGGAGAACGAGGGAAAGAGCAATCTGGATGGCATCCTCCAAAGGGCAGAAAACATCATCTTGAAGTCCATTTTGAAGAAGGTGGACGATGACAAAGAAGATCCCAACAAAG AGCCAGGAGCTTTTCCGCCAGACTGGATCTCAAAAAGGCAGCACCCTGGAAAGAGATCTCTCTACGATCTAGAAAAGAAGCAGCATCCCGGGAAAAGGGAGGATGTGGATGAGGAATCTTATGGAGAAACTGTGAAGCGTCAGCACcctgggaaaagagaggaagaggatgaATTTGATCCCTACTCAGAAGTGCAGAAGAGGCAGCACCCAGGCAGGAGGTACCTGCGAGAACAATACCTTGACCTCCCTAGCAGCAGCCAGCTAGCTTATCTGGACGAATTCTCCAAAAGGCAACATCCAGGCAGGAGGTACCTGACTTACAGCAAACGACAGCACCCTGGcaagaggagctgggaggaggagatggatgaGGGCGAGCAGAACTTGGAGAAACGACAGCATCCGGGCAAGAGGTACCTGGTGGATGCAGAGAACCCAGACTACACTACTGTCCCCTGcgagccccaggattcctttgaaTGTAGCAAAGGCAGCTTGCTGCTAGAGTTGCTCGATAACGTAAGCAAGGGCCGCGTCGATGAGAAGCGGCAACATCCCGGAAGAAGGTCTTCGTGGGATGGTGCGTTGGAGGAAGAGGAATGA